The nucleotide sequence AGTTCGTGTTGAACAAAATGGTAATACCGCCTCCTGTTGCTGCCACGTTGGATGTTGCAGATATACAGTTTTGCAGATTTGCAGCTTACAGCTGCAGCTACTGCAGAATCGTCCCTAATTAGACTGCTCCAATTGCAATTTGCTGCCATTAACGTCAAGTGCCGCAAAAAGTGGCCAACTGATTTGCATGCCAGCGGAGCGTGAAGCCAGCCGAAACCGATTCCAGCAGCAACTAGCAACTTGCAACGGCAACTTGCAACATCAACTGACCAGCAGCAACTACACACAAAAAATTCAACTAAATGGATTTTAACTGCTTCAAAagtaataacaaaaatgtttaatttaattgaattaactATAATAGTACtggaaatcaaataaaataagtatctTTAAATAACAGTTTTAAGACTTATCAAAagattgttattattatacattAAGTTCAAGCATAACATATGTTGCTGTACTTAGTCCATTCAAAAGTAGTAAACATTATCAAATATTACTTTCGCTTACTTTATAATAACAAGATGTTAATTAACTTTTCTCAACTTTTTCCCAAGTGCACTTGCAACATTAACGAGCAGCAACAGGCGGCAGCGTTTTGTATTAGTTTTGTTAGTTTGCGGCCATGCAGCTGCGGTTGATGAAAAGCCCCCGAAAATTACAAGTATTTATACCAAATGACCGAAACACAATAAAATGCAGTAACGAAATAATAGCGAAACAGGTAAATAATGCAGTAAGTACATATATGgccgaaattgaaattgaaacatGAAAGTTTGCCTACCTGGACAAACCCTCCGCACCAATGGCAAGTGGTCGTGTCTGTGAAAGtggaatcggaattggaattgaaattgtaGTTGAAATTGTATtcgtaattgtaattgcaatTGACGATAGCCTTCGGGTTAGTCAATGTTGTGCAAACACATatgatatgtatgtatatattacaCGATGGCATTTTGGCATTTGCCAAACTTACCCGCTCCGTTTGGGTGGCCATGCTGATTAGCTCCTTGCCCGGATCCGCGCCAGATCCCGGTCCATGCGAAGCCTTCTGCCTCTTCTCGGCCTCCAGTTGCTCGATGAGATCGCGCTGCAGGCGAATGGTGCGATCACGATCGTCCACTTGACCCTGGAGGAGCAGGCAATTGGACAGGTGGATTGGATTGGGAGGTAAGATGGAGAGGCAGAGGTCAGTAAATGTCAGTTCACTCTTGTGGAGCGAGCCATGAAAGGTCACTAGTGGTTAAACGTATCTAAGCCAGACAGTGTGAAAATcatatctatatataatatatatatatatatatgtatatgcaggTTGGCAAAATGCTAacttggctttgtttttggcttttaagACTTTCATGCTTTGATTAGTTTATATAAGAGCTTTTTCTTTCGGCTTACTCAGTGGCCAATTGGTTTTTCTCAATCAAAGCATATAGTTAAACTAAATAGCTATTAACAATGTATATAAAGAAGTGTACTATTCAAAGgagcaatttaaatatttaaaacattctacaaatttgtttaaattttattgtgAACATTTTAAAGGCTTTATTCTGCTCCTTTGATACTCAGAAAGAAAGATCTTTTCATTTATAGGAATTTTGTATGATCTGTGTTCGGTATCAAGTAAAAGTGCAATATCAACACGAAACTATGactgtatttatataaaatgtatatgttGTATTTAAAGATAGATATATAATAAGCATGGTTATAGTATTCTCATGATTGGATATGCAACATGCTACACAGAGTAAGATTCCGTGTATCTAATAAACATTAAAGAACAACAGCGAGATAGTAAAAATGCGATAGAAAATTCTTGTCCTGCTTCGAATCGTATCGATATCCATTGGATTGGATCGCTTCGATTTGTGAGACCCAGTTTTCGTGTTCCCCCAGCTTAACGAGCaaacgaaatgcaaaaaacGTGCAAATACCTGAAGGTAAACCACCTGTCTACGTAGATCCGTTAGCTCCTGTAGCGGATCCTCCGTCGTGGACGAGGTTAGGCTGGCCAAATCGATGTCATTCAATTGCTTGCTATCCAATCCGCAGGCGGCGAACAGCTGGACGTTATCGTTCTCGAAGGGATTGAGCGTTTCCGTCTGTGAAGAGGCAATGAAAACCAGTAGGTTACTTTCCCCACTCATCACTAAACATCCCACGCAAAAATTGCCTTGGGCACAACTAAATGGAGTCAGCGACGTACCAGCTTCAAATCAAAATCTGGCTCCTTTTGGGGCTTGGTGGTGCAAGTGAATGGTGAGTGTGGATGATTATGATGGGTGTGCCATGGAAATGTGCGGAAAAGAAAAGTgcaatttaaagaaaaaactaTGAATGTACCTAACCAAAGTAATTTAGACATAATAACTTAAAGATGATATGTGTATCTAAAGATTACAACTTTAGGATGTTATCTACAATATATCTACGTAAATTTAGGAAAGATTGAAATTAAAGATGTTATCTATATTTATTGTACATCAATTCAGGAACAATTGGAGTTTACTAAAATTATTAAGGCTCATTGAACAGATTTTTATTAGATCTTATgtataaattttgaaaaagaactcataagcttttgtttaaattaacaTTTGAAGGTTGTTTTGAGACATAAAGATTTTCTGTTATCGTGTTAAGTGaagtttttttgtttctccacatttttttttaggagTTTAATCGTACTTAATTCATGGCCCCAACTTACCTCCTGGAGTATTCGCCGCAGTCGGAGCAGCTGCTTCTTGAACTGCAGCACATCCTGGATCATCGCATTGCGGAAGGACTTGTCATACAACATTAGATCGTCCGACGAGCTGTGCAGCTCTCCCCCGCACCTCTGGGTGGATGTACCGGACGCAGTGGctccaccacctccacctccaccacccGCTCCTGCTCCGCCACCCGATcccagatgctgctgctgcagatgacGCTGACGAGGCAGGCTGGCCGTGGAACCCGACGAGGTCCTTGAGTTGGTCGTGCTTCGCTTCCTGGCCGCCGCCGAAGCTCCGCCGCTGTGGGAGGACCTCAAGCTGTTATCCGAATCGTTGCCGGTGAGTTGTTGGTCCTGCAGACGTGAGCGGTTCAGCAATCTGGTGGCACGCGCAGGCAGTTGGGcgctgaaaagaaaaaaaaacattttcattattaattaattgagCAGTGTAAATCccataacatagtaattatttatagGTAGTATCCAAAAGAGTGCCTGTGATATGTTTCGCGGGCCTGCGGCGCACTGCTGGCCATAAAGGTGGCATAGTGGTAGTGGATGTGTCGCTGCTTGATGGTCATGGGTGAGCTGGTTCGCTGCTGGCTGCCCAGGAATCGGTTCTCCGACGTCTTCAGATCCGTTCGAACCCTTCGCACTCCACT is from Drosophila melanogaster chromosome 3L and encodes:
- the CG42268 gene encoding uncharacterized protein, isoform N, with amino-acid sequence MSEADSASKCSPSGVRRVRTDLKTSENRFLGSQQRTSSPMTIKQRHIHYHYATFMASSAPQARETYHSAQLPARATRLLNRSRLQDQQLTGNDSDNSLRSSHSGGASAAARKRSTTNSRTSSGSTASLPRQRHLQQQHLGSGGGAGAGGGGGGGGATASGTSTQRCGGELHSSSDDLMLYDKSFRNAMIQDVLQFKKQLLRLRRILQETETLNPFENDNVQLFAACGLDSKQLNDIDLASLTSSTTEDPLQELTDLRRQVVYLQGQVDDRDRTIRLQRDLIEQLEAEKRQKASHGPGSGADPGKELISMATQTERTRPLAIGAEGLSRSKPEYTSYTTHFPMLHLHDSTLAATTIIRHHQSNHEQQQPEKSCPALSQTRRHTIISTTLTNYNQQLAAAFPDATRRSSIGWDTTPTTPTPHGNASKPVRITLIGEAQPLQSKSSTGSLCSSSSSSSSSSSSSTSLLAQNANVVKMRYTNGCQSVKNGSSAHYQPLYNSNKMTSPTVTIV